A genomic region of Candidatus Hydrogenedentota bacterium contains the following coding sequences:
- the idi gene encoding isopentenyl-diphosphate Delta-isomerase: MAREVILVDEHDRPVGRREKLLAHQRGELHRAFSVFLFDSAGRWLLQRRHTSKYHSGGLWTNTCCSHPAPGEETGAAARARLWEEMGIDAPLEPLFQFTYRAAFDNGLIEHELDHVFAGTFDGSPKPDPTEVSDWRWVETVDLLRELDVYPENFTYWFRVAVEQVLMHQASARR; the protein is encoded by the coding sequence ATGGCGCGGGAAGTCATACTGGTGGACGAGCATGATCGGCCGGTGGGCCGCCGGGAGAAGCTCCTGGCGCACCAGCGGGGCGAGCTCCATCGCGCTTTTTCGGTATTCCTGTTCGACAGTGCCGGCCGGTGGCTGTTGCAGCGGCGCCACACGTCGAAATACCACTCGGGCGGGCTCTGGACCAACACGTGCTGCAGCCATCCGGCGCCGGGGGAAGAAACGGGGGCGGCGGCGCGGGCGCGGCTTTGGGAGGAAATGGGGATTGACGCGCCGTTGGAACCGTTGTTCCAGTTCACGTACCGCGCGGCCTTCGACAACGGCCTGATCGAGCATGAACTGGACCACGTTTTTGCCGGTACGTTTGACGGGTCGCCGAAGCCGGATCCAACCGAAGTGAGCGATTGGCGCTGGGTGGAGACGGTGGACCTGCTTCGCGAGCTGGATGTGTATCCCGAGAATTTCACCTACTGGTTTCGCGTGGCGGTGGAGCAGGTTTTAATGCACCAGGCGTCGGCCCGGCGCTGA
- a CDS encoding DUF1501 domain-containing protein, with protein MTAARGVNPHCPGHDAPALTRRDFLRRTNLGFGMLAFGGLATRWAAADAPALLPHYAPKAKHVIFLFMDGGVSHIDSFDPKPELDKRHGQQADWVADKGSQAISPSRKWLKSPWAFKQHGESGLWVSDLFPHAAKVIDDLCIVRSVVGETPLHGAQNLLLHTGRSIGAAPSIGAWVSYGLGTENENLPGYVLLNNDWVPNGGSQNFASSWLPATHEAAVVRAKGTPVDNIAPSDPIAIQRAKLDFLRAQDSAMAADRGNADIIEAAIQNYETAAAMQMLVPELCDVSGESEATLRLYGVDRPDDFDRFYALQCLRARRLVEAGVRFVEITCPLTHNNNAPWDQHGELKLRHEENARITDQPVAALIMDLKARGLLDDTLVLWAGEMGRTPHSGGDDGRDHHVSGYTIWMAGGGVRGGMTYGETDEMGMSAVENIVDIHDIHATILHQLGMDHERLTYRFGGRDMRLTDVHGRVIRPILA; from the coding sequence ATGACCGCCGCGCGGGGCGTGAACCCCCATTGCCCCGGCCATGACGCGCCCGCCCTGACCCGCCGCGATTTCCTGCGGCGCACGAACCTCGGCTTCGGCATGCTGGCCTTCGGCGGGCTCGCCACGCGCTGGGCCGCCGCCGATGCGCCCGCGCTCCTCCCCCATTACGCCCCCAAAGCAAAGCACGTCATCTTCCTCTTTATGGACGGGGGCGTCTCCCATATCGACAGCTTCGATCCCAAGCCCGAGCTCGACAAACGCCACGGGCAGCAGGCCGACTGGGTCGCCGACAAGGGCTCCCAGGCCATCAGCCCGTCCCGAAAGTGGCTCAAGAGCCCCTGGGCCTTCAAGCAGCACGGCGAAAGCGGCCTCTGGGTGAGCGATCTCTTCCCGCACGCCGCCAAAGTCATCGACGACCTCTGCATCGTGCGCTCGGTCGTCGGTGAAACCCCGCTCCACGGCGCCCAGAACCTCCTGCTCCACACCGGGCGCAGCATCGGCGCCGCCCCAAGCATCGGCGCGTGGGTGTCCTACGGCCTCGGCACGGAAAACGAGAACCTGCCCGGCTATGTTCTCCTGAACAACGACTGGGTCCCCAACGGCGGCTCGCAGAACTTCGCGAGCTCCTGGCTGCCCGCCACGCACGAGGCCGCGGTGGTGCGGGCCAAGGGAACGCCGGTGGACAACATCGCGCCGTCCGACCCCATCGCCATCCAGCGCGCCAAGCTCGACTTCCTCCGCGCGCAGGACAGCGCCATGGCCGCCGATCGCGGCAACGCGGACATCATCGAGGCGGCCATTCAGAACTACGAAACCGCCGCCGCCATGCAGATGCTCGTGCCCGAACTATGCGATGTCAGCGGCGAGAGCGAAGCCACCCTCCGCCTCTATGGCGTTGATCGCCCGGATGACTTCGACCGCTTCTACGCGCTCCAGTGCCTGCGCGCAAGGCGGCTCGTCGAGGCGGGCGTGCGCTTCGTCGAGATCACGTGCCCCCTCACCCACAACAACAACGCCCCCTGGGACCAGCACGGCGAGCTTAAACTCCGCCACGAGGAAAACGCCCGGATCACCGACCAGCCGGTCGCCGCGCTCATCATGGATCTCAAAGCGCGCGGCCTGCTCGACGATACCCTCGTCCTCTGGGCCGGCGAAATGGGGCGCACCCCGCATTCCGGCGGCGACGACGGCCGCGATCACCATGTCAGCGGCTACACCATCTGGATGGCCGGCGGCGGCGTCCGCGGCGGCATGACCTACGGCGAAACGGACGAAATGGGTATGTCCGCCGTCGAGAACATCGTCGACATCCACGATATCCACGCCACCATCCTCCACCAGCTAGGCATGGACCACGAACGCCTCACCTACCGCTTCGGCGGGCGCGACATGCGCCTGACCGACGTGCACGGGCGCGTCATACGGCCCATACTCGCGTAG